The Dama dama isolate Ldn47 chromosome 28, ASM3311817v1, whole genome shotgun sequence genome has a window encoding:
- the LOC133048280 gene encoding ADP-ribosylation factor-like protein 1 — protein sequence MGGFFSSIFSSLFGTREMRILILGLDGAGKTTILYRLQVGEVVTTIPTIGFNVETVTYKNLKFQVWDLGGQTSIRPYWRCYYSNTDAVIYIVDSCDRDRIGISKSELVAMLEEEELRKAILVVFANKQDMEQAMTPSEMANSLGLPALKDRKWQIFKTSATKGTGLDEAMEWLVETLKSRQ from the coding sequence ATGGGTGGCTTTTTCTCAAGCATTTTTTCCAGTCTGTTTGGAACTCGGGAAATGAGGATTTTAATTTTGGGATTAGATGGAGCAGGAAAAACTACAATTTTGTACAGATTACAGGTTGGAGAAGTTGTGACTACTATTCCTACCATTGGATTTAATGTTGAGACAGTAACATACAAGAACCTTAAATTCCAAGTCTGGGATTTGGGAGGACAGACAAGCATCAGGCCATATTGGAGATGTTATTATTCAAACACAGATGCAGTCATTTACATAGTAGACAGTTGTGACCGAGACCGAATTGGCATTTCCAAATCAGAGTTAGTTGCTATGTTGGAGGaagaagagctgagaaaagccatTTTAGTGGTGTTTGCAAATAAGCAGGACATGGAACAGGCAATGACTCCCTCAGAAATGGCAAATTCACTTGGGTTACCTGCCTTGAAGGACCGAAAATGGCAAATATTCAAAACTTCAGCAACCAAAGGCACTGGCCTTGATGAGGCAATGGAATGGTTAGTTGAAACGTTAAAGAGCAGACAGTAA